The Enterobacter kobei genome has a segment encoding these proteins:
- a CDS encoding carbon-nitrogen hydrolase family protein, translated as MSQWNIAAAQYGGQYHSVDEHVTHHLRFIAEAAQQQCDLLVFPELSLTGSGTTTLPPPPCDAQLEPLLDAAHFYQISVIAGLPLERNGQRQKGLVLFTPSRPSIVRYPQGGGASLVPGDKQLTIIDAQGDSPNLDSQATLFTSSQSVRDNRWRQSISTLQRFAHKYAIAVLMANASTGSALWDEKGQLIVRADKGELLLTGTLNRQGWQGDIIPLG; from the coding sequence ATGTCACAATGGAATATAGCGGCAGCCCAGTATGGCGGGCAGTATCACAGTGTTGATGAACACGTTACCCACCACCTACGCTTCATTGCCGAAGCGGCACAGCAGCAGTGCGATCTGCTGGTCTTCCCGGAACTCTCCTTAACCGGCTCAGGCACAACGACGTTACCTCCCCCACCGTGCGACGCACAGCTGGAACCCTTGCTTGATGCGGCACATTTTTACCAGATTAGCGTTATTGCCGGGCTTCCCCTTGAGCGGAATGGCCAGCGTCAGAAAGGTCTCGTGCTCTTTACGCCCTCTCGGCCGAGCATCGTGCGCTATCCGCAAGGCGGCGGTGCGAGCCTGGTTCCGGGGGATAAACAGCTCACCATCATTGATGCGCAGGGCGATTCCCCCAATCTCGATTCGCAGGCAACGCTGTTCACCAGCAGCCAGTCGGTAAGGGACAACCGCTGGCGGCAGTCCATCAGCACCCTGCAACGCTTTGCACACAAATATGCCATTGCGGTATTAATGGCGAACGCCAGCACCGGCAGCGCATTATGGGATGAAAAAGGCCAGTTGATCGTGCGGGCGGATAAAGGCGAGCTGCTGTTAACCGGCACGCTTAACCGACAGGGTTGGCAAGGCGATATCATTCCTTTAGGCTAA
- the kdgA gene encoding bifunctional 4-hydroxy-2-oxoglutarate aldolase/2-dehydro-3-deoxy-phosphogluconate aldolase codes for MKNWKTSAEAILTTGPVVPVIVVNKLEHAVPMAKALVAGGVRVLEVTLRTACAMDAIRAIAREVPEAIIGAGTVLNAQQLAEVTEAGAQFAISPGLTEPLLKAATEGTIPLIPGISTVSELMLGMDYGLKEFKFFPAEANGGTKALQAIAGPFSQVRFCPTGGISPANYRDYLALKSVLCIGGSWLVPADALEAGDWDRITKLAREAVEGAKQ; via the coding sequence ATGAAAAACTGGAAAACAAGTGCAGAAGCAATCCTGACCACTGGCCCTGTCGTGCCGGTTATCGTGGTAAACAAGCTGGAGCACGCTGTGCCAATGGCGAAAGCGCTGGTTGCGGGTGGCGTTCGTGTTCTGGAAGTGACCCTGCGTACCGCCTGCGCGATGGATGCGATTCGCGCTATCGCCAGAGAAGTGCCGGAGGCCATCATCGGTGCGGGCACTGTTCTCAACGCGCAACAGCTGGCAGAAGTCACGGAGGCCGGAGCTCAGTTCGCTATCAGCCCTGGCCTGACCGAGCCGCTGCTGAAAGCAGCGACCGAAGGCACTATTCCTTTGATCCCGGGTATCAGCACCGTGTCTGAACTGATGCTGGGCATGGACTACGGCCTGAAAGAGTTCAAATTCTTCCCGGCAGAAGCCAACGGTGGCACCAAAGCGCTGCAGGCGATTGCAGGTCCATTCTCTCAGGTGCGTTTCTGCCCGACGGGCGGTATCTCTCCGGCGAACTACCGTGACTACCTGGCGCTGAAAAGCGTGCTGTGCATCGGGGGTTCATGGCTGGTGCCAGCGGATGCGCTGGAAGCGGGCGACTGGGATCGCATCACGAAACTGGCTCGCGAAGCGGTTGAAGGCGCGAAGCAATAA
- the ptrB gene encoding oligopeptidase B has product MPPKARRTPYAITTHGDTRIDNYYWLRDDSRSRPEVLDYLHEENDYGRKVMSSQQALQDQLLNEMVQRIPQRDISAPWTKNGYRYRHIYEPGSEYPIYQRQSVLSAEWDEWDILLDANQRAAHSEFYTLGGMSISPDNTIMALAEDYLSRRQYGLRFRNLETGNWYPEMLENVSPDFVWANDSETVYYVKKHAATLLPYQVWRHSVGTDSADDELVYEEKDETFYVSLHKTSSRHYVIIFLASATTSEVLLLDAELPDAQPLCFLPRRKDHEYSLDHFQHSFYLRSNREGKNFGLYKTKVRDERKWEVLIPAREQVMLEGFTLFTDWLVVEERQRGLTSIRQINRKTREVIGIAFDDPAYVTWIGFNPEPESSRLRYGYSSMTTPDTLFELDMDTGQRQVLKQTEVKGFESDNYRSEHLWVTARDGVEVPVSLVYHKAHFQKGKNPILVYGYGSYGSSMDADFSSSRLSLLDRGFVFAIAHIRGGGELGQHWYEDGKFLKKQNTFNDYLDVCDALIEQGYGDPQLCFGMGGSAGGMLMGAVINQRPERFKGIVAQVPFVDVVTTMLDESIPLTTGEFEEWGNPQDETYYRYMKAYSPYDNVEAKAYPHMLVTTGLHDSQVQYWEPAKWVAKLRELKTDDNLLLLCTDMDSGHGGKSGRFKSYEGVALEYAFLIGLAQDTLPGQAER; this is encoded by the coding sequence ATGCCACCGAAAGCCCGACGTACTCCGTATGCGATCACCACCCATGGCGATACGCGTATAGATAACTATTACTGGCTACGGGACGATTCACGTTCCCGCCCAGAGGTACTCGACTACCTGCATGAAGAAAACGATTACGGTCGCAAGGTCATGTCCAGCCAGCAGGCGCTTCAGGACCAGCTGCTGAACGAAATGGTGCAGCGCATTCCTCAGCGCGATATCTCCGCGCCCTGGACCAAAAACGGCTATCGTTATCGGCATATCTACGAGCCCGGCAGTGAATATCCCATCTATCAGCGACAGTCGGTATTAAGCGCCGAGTGGGATGAATGGGATATTCTGCTGGATGCCAACCAGCGTGCCGCCCACAGCGAGTTTTATACGCTGGGCGGTATGTCCATCTCCCCGGATAACACCATTATGGCGCTGGCGGAGGATTATCTCTCCCGTCGTCAGTATGGCCTGCGATTCCGCAATCTGGAAACCGGTAACTGGTATCCGGAAATGCTGGAAAACGTCTCCCCGGATTTTGTCTGGGCGAACGATTCCGAGACGGTCTACTACGTTAAAAAGCACGCCGCCACGCTGCTGCCTTATCAGGTGTGGCGCCACAGTGTAGGCACGGACTCTGCCGATGACGAACTGGTCTATGAAGAGAAAGACGAAACGTTTTATGTCAGCCTGCATAAAACGTCCTCACGCCACTATGTGATTATTTTCCTTGCCAGCGCTACCACCTCAGAAGTGCTGCTGCTGGATGCCGAACTGCCTGATGCCCAGCCGCTCTGCTTTCTGCCGCGCCGAAAAGACCATGAGTACAGTCTGGATCACTTCCAGCACAGCTTTTATCTGCGCTCAAACCGCGAGGGGAAAAACTTTGGCCTGTATAAGACCAAGGTGCGCGACGAGCGCAAGTGGGAGGTGCTTATTCCCGCGCGGGAACAGGTGATGCTCGAAGGGTTCACGCTGTTTACCGACTGGCTGGTGGTGGAAGAGCGTCAGCGGGGGTTGACCAGTATCCGGCAAATCAACCGCAAAACGCGCGAGGTGATAGGGATCGCGTTTGACGACCCGGCCTACGTCACCTGGATTGGTTTTAATCCTGAGCCTGAATCGTCCCGGCTGCGCTATGGCTACTCGTCGATGACCACGCCGGATACGCTGTTCGAACTGGATATGGATACCGGCCAGCGCCAGGTGTTGAAGCAAACAGAAGTGAAGGGATTTGAATCCGACAATTATCGTAGCGAACACCTGTGGGTTACCGCGCGCGATGGTGTCGAGGTGCCGGTTTCGCTCGTGTATCACAAGGCGCATTTTCAGAAAGGTAAAAACCCTATCCTGGTTTACGGCTACGGCTCCTATGGTTCCAGCATGGATGCCGACTTCAGCAGCAGCAGATTAAGTCTGCTCGACCGCGGCTTTGTTTTTGCCATCGCTCATATTCGCGGCGGCGGTGAGCTGGGCCAGCACTGGTATGAAGACGGGAAATTCCTGAAAAAGCAAAACACGTTCAATGATTACCTCGACGTTTGCGACGCCTTAATTGAACAAGGCTATGGCGATCCGCAGCTCTGCTTTGGCATGGGCGGCAGCGCGGGCGGCATGCTGATGGGCGCTGTGATCAATCAGCGTCCCGAGCGTTTTAAGGGCATCGTTGCGCAGGTACCGTTTGTCGATGTGGTCACCACCATGCTCGACGAATCTATCCCGCTCACGACCGGGGAGTTTGAAGAGTGGGGGAATCCACAGGATGAAACCTATTATCGCTATATGAAAGCGTACAGCCCGTACGATAACGTGGAAGCGAAAGCCTACCCGCACATGCTGGTGACCACCGGTTTGCACGATTCACAGGTGCAGTACTGGGAACCGGCGAAATGGGTGGCAAAGCTGCGGGAACTGAAAACCGACGACAACCTGCTGCTGCTCTGTACCGATATGGACTCCGGGCACGGAGGGAAGTCGGGGCGGTTTAAATCTTATGAAGGGGTGGCGCTGGAATACGCCTTTTTGATCGGCCTGGCGCAGGATACGCTTCCAGGCCAGGCTGAACGTTAA
- a CDS encoding tellurite resistance TerB family protein, protein MSGWLNQLQSMLGQKTSGSGDQGLSKLLVSGALGGLAGLLVANKSSRKLLAKYGTGALLAGGGAIAGTVLWNKYKDRVRAAHQDEPHFGEETSPLDLRTERLILSLVFAAKSDGHIDDKERAAIEQQMREAGVEEQGRTLVAQAIEQPLDPQRLAQSVQNEEEALELYFLSCAAIDIDHFMERSYLNALGDALKIPQDVREGIEQDIREQKQTLQG, encoded by the coding sequence ATGTCAGGCTGGTTAAATCAACTGCAATCCATGCTAGGGCAGAAAACATCAGGTTCCGGCGACCAGGGGCTCAGCAAACTGCTGGTATCGGGGGCGCTCGGAGGGCTGGCAGGGCTGCTGGTCGCCAATAAATCCTCACGTAAGCTGCTGGCAAAGTACGGTACCGGCGCGTTGCTGGCCGGTGGCGGCGCTATCGCCGGTACCGTGCTGTGGAATAAGTACAAGGACAGGGTACGCGCGGCGCACCAGGATGAACCCCACTTTGGGGAGGAGACTTCGCCGCTGGATCTGCGTACGGAGCGACTCATTCTTTCGCTGGTGTTTGCCGCAAAAAGCGACGGGCATATTGATGATAAAGAACGAGCGGCTATCGAGCAGCAGATGCGAGAAGCCGGCGTGGAAGAGCAGGGCAGAACGCTGGTGGCGCAGGCCATTGAGCAGCCGCTCGATCCGCAGCGTCTGGCACAAAGCGTGCAGAATGAGGAAGAGGCGCTGGAACTCTATTTCCTGAGCTGTGCCGCCATTGATATTGACCACTTTATGGAACGCAGCTATCTCAACGCCCTGGGCGATGCGTTGAAAATCCCTCAGGATGTTCGCGAGGGGATTGAGCAGGATATCCGGGAGCAAAAACAGACGCTACAGGGCTAG
- the copD gene encoding copper homeostasis membrane protein CopD, whose protein sequence is MLALVYVGLRFIHFAALMLVFGNALYSVWLAPSSLHRLMALRFALQQRVASLISLAAALLMFMLQGGLMGDGWGDVINTQVWHGVLGTQFGSVWLWQIILASITVAAAWLAPLKGSRLLLLAMGQFVLLAGVGHATMNEGPLGAVQRLNHAVHLLCAATWLGGLLPLLFCMHLAKGRWQNAAIYTMMRFSRVGHYAVAGVLLTGTINSLLILGVHIPWQAGYVQLLLFKCALVALMVAIALANRYFLVPRFRPDSGWAQQLFIRMTQAEVVLGALVLAAVSLFATWEPF, encoded by the coding sequence ATGCTGGCACTGGTCTATGTTGGGTTGCGCTTTATCCATTTCGCGGCGCTGATGCTCGTTTTTGGTAATGCGCTATACAGCGTCTGGTTGGCGCCTTCCTCTCTCCACCGTCTGATGGCTCTGCGTTTCGCGCTACAGCAGCGGGTGGCATCTTTAATCAGCCTGGCCGCTGCGCTTCTGATGTTCATGCTTCAGGGCGGATTAATGGGCGACGGCTGGGGAGATGTGATTAACACGCAAGTCTGGCACGGCGTACTGGGGACGCAGTTTGGCAGCGTCTGGCTGTGGCAAATTATCCTGGCTTCCATTACGGTTGCTGCCGCGTGGCTTGCGCCGCTGAAAGGCTCCCGGCTGCTACTGCTCGCAATGGGGCAGTTTGTCCTGCTGGCAGGGGTAGGCCACGCGACGATGAACGAAGGTCCGTTGGGGGCTGTGCAGCGTCTCAATCATGCCGTTCATCTGTTATGTGCCGCAACCTGGCTCGGCGGATTACTGCCGCTGCTGTTCTGCATGCATCTGGCAAAAGGGCGCTGGCAGAACGCGGCCATCTACACCATGATGCGTTTCTCGCGCGTAGGCCACTATGCCGTCGCGGGCGTGCTGCTCACAGGGACGATCAATTCGCTCTTGATTCTGGGCGTCCATATTCCCTGGCAGGCTGGCTACGTGCAGCTTTTATTGTTCAAATGTGCGCTGGTGGCGTTGATGGTGGCAATTGCGCTGGCAAATCGGTATTTTCTGGTGCCACGGTTTCGTCCGGATTCCGGGTGGGCACAACAGCTTTTTATCAGGATGACACAGGCAGAAGTGGTGCTGGGAGCGCTGGTTCTGGCAGCGGTCAGCCTGTTCGCCACCTGGGAACCCTTCTGA
- a CDS encoding DNA polymerase III subunit theta, protein MKINLAALPQDEMDKVNVDLAAAGVAFKERYNMPIVAEVVEREQPAHLRDWFRERLIAHRLASVNLSRLPYEPKVK, encoded by the coding sequence ATGAAAATCAATCTGGCCGCCCTTCCTCAGGACGAGATGGATAAAGTGAATGTCGATCTCGCAGCCGCTGGCGTTGCGTTCAAAGAGCGTTACAACATGCCCATCGTAGCTGAAGTTGTGGAACGGGAACAACCCGCCCATTTGCGCGACTGGTTCCGGGAAAGATTAATTGCTCACCGTCTCGCTTCGGTCAACCTCTCTCGTCTGCCGTACGAGCCTAAAGTTAAATAA
- the edd gene encoding phosphogluconate dehydratase → MNPTLLRVTQRIIERSKETRSAYLARIEQAKSNTVHRSQLACGNLAHGFAACQPDDKASLKSMLRNNIAIITSYNDMLSAHQPYEVYPNIIRNALHSVNAVGQVAGGVPAMCDGVTQGQDGMELSLLSREVIAMSAAVGLSHNMFDGALYLGVCDKIVPGLVMAALSFGHLPAIFVPSGPMASGLPNKEKVRIRQLYAEGKADRQALLEAEAASYHAPGTCTFYGTANTNQMVVEFMGMQLPGSSFIQPDAPLRQALTEAAARQVTRLTGNGNEWMPMGKMVDEKVIVNGIVALLATGGSTNHTMHLVAMARAAGILINWDDFSEISSVVPLMARLYPNGPADINHFQAAGGVPLLMRELLKGGLLHEDVNTVAGFGLQRYTQEPWLNNGELDWRDGATASLDAQVIATIDKPFSPHGGTKVLSGNLGRAVMKTSAVPEENQVIEAPAVVFESQHDVLPAFDAGLLDKDCVVVVRHQGPKANGMPELHKLMPPLGVLLDRRFKIALVTDGRLSGASGKVPSAIHVTPEAYDGGLLAKVRDGDMIRVNGQTGELTLLVDEAELAARQPHIPDLSASRVGTGREMFSALREKLSGAEQGATCITF, encoded by the coding sequence ATGAATCCGACATTGTTACGCGTAACACAACGCATTATTGAGCGCTCGAAGGAGACCCGTTCGGCCTACCTCGCCCGGATTGAACAGGCAAAGAGCAATACCGTCCATCGCTCCCAGCTGGCCTGTGGTAACCTGGCGCACGGCTTCGCGGCCTGCCAGCCCGATGATAAAGCCTCCCTGAAAAGCATGTTGCGTAACAATATCGCCATTATTACCTCCTATAACGACATGCTCTCCGCCCACCAGCCGTATGAGGTCTATCCCAATATCATTCGTAACGCGCTGCACAGCGTGAATGCGGTAGGTCAGGTCGCGGGTGGCGTGCCGGCAATGTGCGACGGTGTGACCCAGGGGCAGGATGGTATGGAACTGTCGCTGCTCAGCCGCGAAGTGATTGCGATGTCTGCTGCAGTAGGCCTGTCACACAACATGTTTGATGGCGCACTGTACCTGGGCGTGTGCGACAAGATCGTTCCGGGACTGGTGATGGCAGCGCTGTCGTTTGGCCATCTGCCCGCGATCTTTGTGCCGTCTGGCCCGATGGCAAGCGGCCTGCCGAACAAAGAAAAAGTGCGTATTCGCCAGCTGTATGCGGAAGGAAAAGCAGACCGTCAGGCGCTGCTGGAGGCGGAAGCCGCGTCCTACCATGCGCCGGGTACCTGTACATTCTACGGCACGGCCAACACCAACCAGATGGTGGTGGAATTTATGGGCATGCAGCTGCCGGGCTCGTCCTTTATCCAGCCGGATGCACCACTGCGTCAGGCCTTGACTGAGGCCGCAGCACGTCAGGTGACGCGTCTGACCGGAAACGGCAATGAATGGATGCCGATGGGCAAAATGGTCGACGAAAAAGTGATCGTCAACGGTATCGTGGCTCTGCTGGCCACCGGCGGTTCGACCAACCACACCATGCACCTGGTGGCCATGGCGCGCGCGGCGGGCATTCTGATCAACTGGGATGATTTCTCTGAGATCTCTTCCGTGGTGCCGCTGATGGCACGTCTTTACCCGAACGGTCCGGCGGACATCAACCACTTCCAGGCTGCGGGTGGCGTACCGCTGCTGATGCGCGAGCTGCTGAAAGGCGGTTTGCTGCATGAAGACGTCAACACCGTGGCAGGCTTTGGCCTGCAGCGCTATACCCAGGAGCCGTGGCTGAACAATGGCGAGCTGGACTGGCGCGACGGGGCGACCGCATCTCTCGATGCGCAGGTGATTGCCACCATCGACAAACCGTTCTCTCCTCATGGTGGCACCAAAGTGCTGAGCGGCAACCTCGGTCGTGCGGTGATGAAAACGTCTGCTGTACCGGAAGAGAACCAGGTTATTGAAGCGCCGGCTGTGGTGTTTGAAAGCCAGCACGACGTATTACCCGCTTTTGACGCGGGTTTGCTTGATAAAGACTGTGTGGTGGTAGTGCGTCATCAGGGGCCAAAAGCGAACGGCATGCCAGAATTACATAAACTTATGCCACCACTTGGTGTATTATTGGACCGCCGTTTCAAAATTGCGTTAGTGACCGATGGACGCCTCTCCGGTGCATCCGGCAAAGTGCCTTCAGCTATCCACGTCACGCCGGAAGCTTATGACGGCGGTTTGCTGGCGAAAGTGCGCGACGGTGACATGATCCGCGTGAACGGTCAGACAGGTGAGTTAACCCTGCTGGTGGATGAGGCAGAGCTGGCGGCACGTCAGCCACATATTCCTGACCTGAGCGCATCGCGCGTGGGAACCGGACGCGAAATGTTCAGCGCGCTGCGTGAGAAACTCTCCGGTGCGGAGCAGGGCGCAACCTGTATTACGTTTTAA
- the exoX gene encoding exodeoxyribonuclease X: MLRVIDTETCDLQGGIVEVASVDVVDGKIVNPMSHLVRPDRPISPQAMAIHRITESMVADKPWIEDIIPHYYGSPWYVAHNASFDRRVLPDMPGEWICTMKLARRLWPGIKYSNMALYKSRKLSVRTPEGLHHHRALYDCYITAALLIDIMNTSGWTPDDMATITGRPALLTTFTFGKYRGRAVSDIADKDPGYLRWLYNNLDKMSPELRLTLKHYLGEA, encoded by the coding sequence ATGCTGCGCGTCATTGATACCGAAACTTGCGATCTTCAGGGCGGAATTGTGGAGGTGGCCTCGGTCGACGTCGTTGACGGAAAAATAGTCAACCCGATGAGCCATCTGGTGCGGCCCGATCGCCCTATTAGCCCGCAGGCCATGGCTATCCATCGCATCACTGAATCAATGGTGGCGGATAAACCCTGGATAGAAGACATTATCCCGCACTACTATGGCAGCCCGTGGTATGTCGCCCACAATGCCAGCTTCGACCGTCGGGTTCTCCCCGACATGCCCGGGGAATGGATTTGCACCATGAAGCTGGCGCGTCGCCTGTGGCCGGGGATCAAATACAGCAATATGGCGCTGTATAAATCCCGCAAGCTCAGCGTCAGAACGCCTGAAGGGCTTCACCATCACCGCGCGCTGTATGACTGCTATATCACCGCTGCGCTGCTGATCGATATTATGAATACTTCCGGCTGGACACCGGATGATATGGCGACGATTACCGGCCGTCCTGCACTGCTGACGACGTTCACCTTCGGAAAATACCGCGGGAGAGCAGTATCGGATATTGCAGATAAAGATCCAGGCTATCTGCGCTGGCTGTATAACAACCTCGACAAGATGAGCCCGGAGCTACGCTTAACCCTGAAGCATTATCTGGGTGAAGCTTAA
- the zwf gene encoding glucose-6-phosphate dehydrogenase, whose translation MAVTQTAQACDLVIFGAKGDLARRKLLPSLYQLEKAGQIHPDTRILGVGRADWDKDAYTKVVREALETFMKEKIDESLWDTLSGRLDFCNLDVNDVSAFNRLGAMLDQKNRVTINYFAMPPSTFGAICKGLGEAKLNAKPARVVMEKPLGTSLATSREINDQVGEFFEECQVYRIDHYLGKETVLNLLALRFANSLFVNNWDNRTIDHVEITVAEEVGIEGRWGYFDQAGQMRDMIQNHLLQILCMIAMSPPSDLTADSIRDAKVKVLKSLRRIDRSNVREKTVRGQYTAGFAQGKKVPGYLEEEGANKSSNTETFVAIRVDIDDWRWAGVPFYLRTGKRLPTKCSEVVVYFKNPELNLFKESWQELPQNKLTIRLQPDEGVDIQILNKVPGLDHKHNLQTTKLDLSYSETFNQTHLADAYERLLLETMRGIQALFVRRDEVEEAWKWVDSITEAWAADQDAPKPYQAGTWGPVASVAMITRDGRSWNEFE comes from the coding sequence AACGCAAACAGCCCAGGCATGTGACCTGGTCATTTTCGGCGCGAAAGGCGATCTTGCACGCCGAAAATTGCTGCCTTCCCTGTATCAACTGGAGAAAGCGGGCCAAATTCATCCGGATACCCGTATCCTGGGGGTAGGGCGCGCCGACTGGGATAAGGACGCTTATACCAAAGTCGTCCGCGAGGCGCTCGAAACTTTCATGAAGGAAAAAATTGATGAAAGTTTGTGGGATACCCTGAGCGGTCGTCTTGATTTCTGCAACCTGGACGTCAATGACGTCAGCGCGTTTAACCGCCTGGGCGCCATGCTGGATCAGAAAAACCGTGTCACCATTAACTATTTCGCCATGCCGCCAAGCACTTTCGGCGCCATCTGCAAAGGTCTCGGCGAAGCCAAACTGAACGCCAAACCGGCGCGCGTGGTGATGGAGAAGCCGCTGGGTACCTCTCTGGCAACCTCGCGTGAAATCAACGACCAAGTGGGAGAGTTCTTCGAAGAGTGCCAGGTTTACCGTATCGACCACTATCTCGGTAAAGAGACGGTACTGAACCTGCTGGCGCTGCGTTTTGCTAACTCCCTGTTTGTGAATAACTGGGATAACCGCACTATCGACCACGTGGAAATCACCGTGGCGGAAGAGGTAGGTATCGAAGGCCGCTGGGGGTACTTTGACCAGGCAGGCCAGATGCGCGACATGATCCAGAACCACCTCCTGCAAATTCTGTGCATGATCGCCATGTCACCGCCGTCTGACCTGACGGCAGACAGCATTCGCGACGCCAAAGTCAAAGTGCTCAAGTCGCTGCGCCGCATTGACCGCTCCAACGTGCGTGAGAAGACCGTTCGCGGCCAGTACACCGCCGGGTTTGCGCAAGGCAAAAAAGTGCCGGGCTACCTGGAAGAAGAGGGCGCGAACAAATCCAGCAACACCGAGACTTTTGTAGCGATCCGCGTGGACATCGATGACTGGCGCTGGGCGGGCGTGCCGTTCTACCTGCGTACCGGTAAACGTCTGCCAACCAAATGTTCCGAAGTCGTCGTCTACTTCAAAAACCCGGAACTGAACCTGTTTAAAGAGTCCTGGCAGGAGCTGCCGCAGAACAAACTGACCATTCGTTTGCAGCCGGACGAAGGGGTTGATATCCAGATCCTCAACAAAGTGCCGGGCCTGGATCACAAGCATAACCTGCAGACCACCAAACTGGATCTGAGCTACTCCGAAACCTTCAACCAGACGCACCTCGCGGATGCTTATGAGCGTCTGCTGCTGGAAACCATGCGTGGTATCCAGGCGCTGTTCGTGCGTCGCGATGAAGTGGAAGAGGCGTGGAAATGGGTCGATTCCATTACCGAAGCTTGGGCAGCCGATCAGGATGCGCCAAAACCATATCAGGCGGGCACCTGGGGGCCGGTTGCATCGGTGGCCATGATCACCCGTGATGGCCGCTCCTGGAACGAGTTTGAGTAG
- the purT gene encoding formate-dependent phosphoribosylglycinamide formyltransferase, with product MTRLGTALRPAATRVMLLGSGELGKEVAIECQRLGVEVIAVDRYADAPAMHVAHRSYVINMLDGEALRTLITQEKPDFVVPEIEAIATDTLIALEQEGQRVVPCANAAKLTMNREGIRRLAAEELGLPTSSYRFAGDKTAFLQAVDEMGYPCIIKPVMSSSGKGQSFIRDSSTLDKAWDYAQQGGRAGAGRVIVEGVVKFDFEITLLTVSAVDGVHFCDPIGHRQEDGDYRESWQPQQMSALALERAQDIARKTVLALGGYGLFGVELFVCGDEVIFSEVSPRPHDTGMVTLISQDLSEFALHVRAFLGLPVGGIRQYGPAASAVILPQLTSQNVTFDNVEGATGAGLQVRLFGKPEIDGTRRLGVALATGNNVDEAIARAKAAAANVKVAG from the coding sequence ATGACTCGTTTAGGAACCGCGCTGCGACCTGCGGCGACGCGTGTGATGCTGTTAGGATCGGGCGAGCTGGGGAAAGAAGTCGCCATTGAGTGCCAGCGTTTAGGGGTAGAAGTGATTGCCGTAGACCGCTACGCCGACGCGCCCGCCATGCATGTTGCCCATCGTTCTTATGTGATTAACATGCTGGACGGAGAAGCTCTGCGGACACTCATCACGCAGGAGAAACCGGATTTTGTGGTGCCGGAGATTGAAGCTATCGCGACCGATACGCTGATCGCGCTTGAGCAGGAAGGTCAGCGCGTGGTGCCTTGCGCCAACGCAGCGAAACTGACCATGAACCGCGAAGGCATTCGCCGCCTGGCGGCAGAGGAGCTGGGGCTGCCCACTTCAAGCTACCGTTTTGCGGGCGATAAAACCGCATTCCTGCAGGCCGTCGATGAGATGGGTTACCCGTGCATCATTAAGCCGGTGATGAGCTCCTCCGGAAAAGGGCAGAGTTTTATCCGCGACAGCAGCACGCTGGACAAAGCCTGGGATTATGCGCAACAGGGTGGCCGTGCCGGAGCTGGCCGCGTGATCGTCGAGGGGGTGGTGAAGTTTGATTTCGAAATCACCCTGCTTACCGTCAGCGCCGTGGATGGCGTCCATTTCTGCGATCCGATTGGTCACCGCCAGGAGGATGGCGATTACCGCGAATCCTGGCAGCCACAGCAGATGAGCGCCCTGGCGCTGGAACGTGCCCAGGATATCGCCCGTAAAACCGTTCTGGCGTTAGGTGGTTACGGTCTGTTCGGCGTGGAGCTGTTTGTCTGCGGCGACGAGGTGATTTTCAGCGAAGTCTCCCCTCGCCCGCATGACACCGGGATGGTGACGTTGATATCGCAGGATCTCTCCGAGTTCGCCCTGCATGTTCGCGCCTTCCTTGGCCTGCCGGTTGGCGGTATTCGTCAGTACGGCCCGGCGGCCTCGGCGGTGATCCTGCCGCAGCTGACCAGTCAGAACGTGACGTTTGATAACGTCGAGGGCGCAACGGGCGCCGGGTTACAGGTACGTTTGTTCGGTAAGCCGGAGATCGACGGCACCCGTCGTCTGGGCGTGGCGTTAGCAACCGGGAATAACGTCGACGAGGCCATCGCACGCGCAAAAGCGGCGGCAGCGAACGTTAAGGTAGCAGGATAA
- the yobA gene encoding CopC domain-containing protein YobA, with the protein MGLSTSRTVCALVFLASVIISPAVLAHAHLKQQSPAADSVVSAPQSLTLNFSEGIEPGFSGVVVTDAHKQVVKTGAVTRDEKNKAQLIVPLAQTLATGTYQVDWHVVSVDGHKTKGSYHFSVK; encoded by the coding sequence ATGGGGTTATCCACTTCCCGCACGGTATGCGCGCTGGTTTTTCTGGCATCAGTCATTATCTCGCCCGCTGTGCTGGCGCATGCGCATCTTAAACAGCAGAGCCCGGCAGCAGACAGCGTGGTGAGCGCTCCGCAGTCACTGACGCTGAATTTTTCGGAAGGTATCGAACCGGGATTTAGCGGTGTGGTGGTGACGGATGCGCACAAGCAGGTCGTCAAAACGGGAGCCGTAACGCGAGACGAAAAGAACAAGGCTCAACTGATCGTTCCGCTGGCGCAAACGCTGGCGACCGGAACCTACCAGGTGGACTGGCATGTGGTTTCCGTCGACGGCCACAAAACCAAAGGCAGCTATCACTTTAGCGTGAAATAG